The genomic stretch TTTTCGTTGGGCAGCCCCAGGTGCTCTTTGGGAGTGACGTAGCACAGCATCGAGGCGCCATGCCAGCCGATGATCGCCGCGCCGATTGCGCTGGTAATGTGGTCATAGCCCGGCGCGATGTCTGTTACCAACGGTCCCAGGGTGTAGAAGGGAGCGCCGGAGCAAAGTTCAACCTCCTTGGTCACCTGCTCTTCAATCTTGTCCAGCGGCACGTGGCCCGGGCCTTCGATCATCACCTGGACATCGCTCTCCCATGCCTTCTTCGTCAGTTCGCCCAGTGTAGCCAGTTCGGCAAACTGCGCCTCGTCGCTCGCATCGGCGATGCAGCCGGGCCGCAGGCCGTCTCCCAGGGAGAAGCTCACGTCGTACTTGGCCATCACCTTCACAATCCGGTCGAAGTGCTCGTAGAGGAAGTTCTGCTTGTGGTTGTGGGTCATCCACTGCGCCAGGATGGATCCTCCGCGGCTCACGATGCCGGTGATACGCCGGGCTACCATGGGCACATACTGGATCAGCAATCCGGCATGAATGGTGAAGTAATCCACGCCCTGCTGTGCCTGCTCCTCGATCACCTCAAGGAACACATCGATGTTCAAATCCTCGGGCTTCTTCACCCGCCCCAGCGCCTCATAGATGGGCACCGTTCCAATCGGCACGATCGAGTGCCGCAGGATCGCCTCGCGAATCTCGGGAATGTTTCCGCCCGTTGAGAGATCCATTACGGTATCCGCGCCATGGTGAACGGCGACGTGCAACTTGCGAAGTTCTTCCGCAATCTCCGACGTTACGACCGAGTTGCCGATGTTCGCATTGATCTTGCAGCGGGTGGCAATGCCAATCCCCATCGGCTCCACTTCCGGATGGTTGATATTGGCGGGGATGATAAGCCGGCCAGCGGCAATTTCGTCGCGTACAAGCTCCGGCGAGATCTTCTCGCGCTGAGCGACAAAATTCATTTCCTCGGTGATCTTTCCCTGCCTGGCAAAGTGCATCTGCGACATATTGGTGTCGCCGGTCCGGGCGGCTTCCTGCTTGCGCCGGACAATCCACTCAGAACGCGGCTTCAGAATCTCGTCGGTGGAATTGGGATTGATCGGGGAGTGTGTGTGGTTGCCGTTGGTGCTCATTTCCACCTCTTGTTGAGTTAAGTCAGGTGATCGAATCGACAAAAGCTGATGAGGTCCAATCTGCTCCAGTATAGCGCGAGGATTGGACTAGCCGGCAGCAGGATATTCGATGGCGCAACCGCCCAGGATCAGGGATTTTTCATGGCCCCGCATCTTGCCGCCGCCGCATCTGTCCTGCAACTTTCGTGGCATCATGACCTGCCCTGGATGTTCGCATGCTCCTCCAGTCTGGGGATGGCATGCGAGGAGGAATATGGGAGACCCTGATTCGCCGGGGAAACGGCGCAAGCCTTTGATTTAGAGCAAGCCCGTCCCCGTCGTTGGGAGGTTTTCCATGCATTTCTTTCTTTATGTCTTGGCTTTTCTCGTAGTGGTGGTTTGTCCCGCCGCCTATGCCGCATCCCATGAACCCAGAAATGAGTGATCCCATTTGGCCCCTGAATTCTTGACCATAGGACACCAACTCCATAAGCTAGACTAGGGGTTGGTGAATCTCTCTATGCAAAACAAAGCGCACGGCATTCGGATCGCTGCCGCGATTGTCATCATTCTGGCCACCATCAGCTACCTGGCGGTCAGCGGCGTTCAAGCCAACAAGAGCTATTACGTTACCATCAAGGAACTTCAGGGGCTTGGCGACAAAGCGTACACCCGGCACCTGCGGGTAGCGGGAAGTGTGGCCCCGGGCTCAATCGAGCGCAACGGCACCAATGCCACCTTTGATCTGGTCGAAAACGACCAGCACATACGCGTTTCCTACAAGGGAACGGAGCCACCTCCGGATACGTTCAAGGACGACGCGCAAGCTTTGGCCGTAGGCACCTATGGCCGCGATGGCGTCTTCCACGCCACCCAACTGCAGGCCAAGTGCGCCTCGAAATACGCGCCCGCACCGGGAGCAAAACCCGGCGTGCAAACGACGGCTCCAGCGCCGACCGGCACCGCCTCCATGTAGTTTTCCGCAGAACGCCGGACTGCCAACAGGTTTCGCAGTCTGGCGTTTTCTCCGTATACTCGCAGAAATGCCTTCCATTGCTCGTCTGGAGAATGTCTCCAGACTCTTCGGTACCTTCGCGGCACTTCGGCAGGTCTCAACCGAATTTGAGGCTGGCCGCTGTTACGTACTTCTCGGCGAAAACGGAGCCGGTAAGTCGACCATGCTGCGCATCCTCGCCGGGCTGCTCCACCCCAGCTTCGGCAAGGTCCTCATCTTCTCCTCCTCAGGCGCAGGCTCAACCCCGCAGTTGCAGCGCGGCCGCATTGGCTACATGAGCCATGCGCCGATGCTCTACGACGAATTGTCGGCTACCGAGAATCTTGCCTACTTCGCGAACCTGTACCGCGATCAACCCTGTCTGGCTCCAGCCGATGCTTTGCGCTCCGTGGGGCTGGACCCCTCGCTGACACGCCCTGTCGGGCAGTACTCTCAGGGAATGCGGCAACGCACCTCCCTCGCCCGCGTGCTGATTTCACAGCCAGAGCTGCTGCTACTCGATGAGCCCTTTTCCAACATGGATGTAGGCAGCGCCCGGCAGATGATCTCCCTGCTGGCACAGTTTCGCAGCGGGCACCGGACGATCCTCCTCACCACGCATCAGCGCGAGTTGGCTGAACCGATTGCCGACTACTTCCTGACCCTGCAGTCTGGCCGCCTCGTCTCCACGCAGGAAGGGCCTCGTCTGCTGGCGGAGGCGCACCGGTGAAGACCAACGCGGCACGCCTGCTGGACTCACTCAACATCGCTTATGAAATGCGCGATTACGAGGTCGACCCCGAGGATCTCTCGGCCATCGCCGTCGCCAAAAAGGTCGGTCTCCCCGCCGAACAGGTCTTCAAGACGCTGCTGACCGCCTCCGGAACGGGCGAGCACTATTTCGCTGTGATTCCCGGCGATGCCGAACTCGACTTCAAAAAGCTGGCCAAGGCAGCCGGAACACGCAAGACCGAGATGGTTCCCCTCAAAGATGTGCAGCACCTTACGGGTTACATCCGGGGCGGCGTGACCGTCTTTGGCGCGAAAAAAGCCTTCCCTGTTTTTGTCGATGAGACGATAGAGATGTTCGACACAATCTCCGTTTCAGCAGGGGTGCGCGGCACGCAACTGCTGCTGGCTCCGGCCGATTATCTCCGCGCGGCTGAGGCCACCGTGGCAGCGCTTACGAAAGAAGGGCCCACCGCTTGAAGCAGCCGTACCTATGGACACATCTGGCGAAAGACCTGCGCATCGAGTGGAGGTCGAAGGATGCCATCAACTCGATGCTCTTCTTTGCCCTGCTGGTGGTCGTCCTTTTCAGCCTGGCCTTTGACCCCACCATCGCGGTTTCGCGACAGATCGCAGGCGGTATTCTCTGCGTAGCCACGCTGTTTGCCTCGGTAACGGCGCTGAACCAGGCCTGGGCCCGCGAGCTTCGGCACCACGTTCTGGACGCGCAGCGCATGAGCCCGGCACCGGCATCGTCGCTCTTTCTGGCCAAGGTTATCGCCAATTTTTTCTTTGTCAGCGTAGTGCAAGTACTGCTTGCACCATTGTTCATTATGTTCTACAACCTGCATGCTTTAGGGCAAGGATGGCTGTTGGCCGTCGTGCTGCCGCTGGGAACCTGGGCGCTGGTGGTCAACGGGACTTTTTTTGCCGCACTCTCCATTCGCAGCCGCAACCGGGAACTCCTGCTGCCGCTGATCCTCTTTCCTATCTTTATTCCGGCGATGCTGGCGATGGTGCAGGCGTGCACCGCCATCCTTACGGGTGAGTCGGACCCGGATCTCTGGATGAAGATGCTGGCCGGATACGACGTGATCTTTACAACAATCTGCCTGCTGCTGTTTGAGACGATTCTGCACGCAGAGTAGAACCTAACTTGCCTCTGGAGTCTGCTCCCGAGGGACTGGACCGGCAGTCCATCCGTCTTCGGATGGATCGGATACTGCGGGGGTGATTGAAATCACATGCGCCGCATGCACCAAGGGCGGTAAACTGAACTAGTTTTCAATGGGGAAAAGCGCATGAAGCTACTACGCGGATTCTTGATTCTGATGACGTTGGGATTGCTTGGATATGGCTTCTACCAGGCGATCTATGTCGCTCCCACGGAAGCGACGATGGGCGACATCCAGCGAATTTTCTATTACCACGTGCCATCGGCAATGGTGTCGTTCCTTTTCTTCTTCGTCAGCTTCGTGAGTTCGATTGTCTATCTGGCGACCCGGCGGAATTCCCCGTCGCGCGCTCTGAGTGCGGACGCACTGGCGCTGGCCAGCGCGGAGGTGGGCGTGGTGTTCTGCACGGTGGTGCTGATCACCGGTCCGCTCTGGGCTCGTCCGGTATGGGGCATCTGGTGGACCTGGGATGCCCGCCTGACAACGACCCTTGTGCTGTGGCTGGTGTATGTCAGCTACCTGCTGCTGCGCCGCTTTGCTGCTGGACCGCAGATGCAGACGCTCGCCGCGGTATTGGCCATCTTCGGCTATGTGGACGTGCCGATCGTCTATATGTCGACGCGCTGGTGGCGTACGCAGCACCCGGCACCTGTGATGGGTGGAGGAGAAAACTCCGGCCTCGCGCCGAGCATGGCCACTGCCCTGTGGTGGAATGTTCTGGCATGGCTGGCATGGGGAGTCATCATCCTGGCTTTCCGCTATGCGGTGGAGCGGCGCAGGCAGCGCGTTGAACAGCATGCCGCCCTGCGTGCCCTCGATACCAACCTGGAAGTAACCCCTTAAGGAGGGTCCATTGGCTCATCAGCATCTGGTGATCGCATATGTCATAACCTGGGTCATTCAGCTTGGATACCTCAGTTGGGTGGGGCTGAAGTGGGCCGCCGTGCGAAAAGACGAGAAGCGCACCCCCGCCTATCCAGAGAGGTGACATAGTTAAGTAAGAAATATGCCAGTCTGGCATAGGCTTCGCCTTCGCGATTGCCCAGCGAGCGCAGCCGATACCCTGGGCACGTAAGGGTGATCTGAAATGTTAGTCGTCATGAAGCCGCAGGCGACGCCGGAAGAGATTCAGGCGGTCTGCAATCACATTGAGCAACTGGGATTCCGCGCACATCCCCTCCCTGGAGCGCAGCGCACCGCGATTGGTATCACGGGCAACCAGGGTGAGGTCGATCGCGGAAATCTGGAAGAGCTCTCCGGGGTTGCCGAAGTCATCCGCGTCAGCAAACCCTATAAGCTGGTCAGCCGGGATTCGAAGGAAGAAGACACGGTCATTCACTTCCCCGGCACCAATGCCACCATCGGCGGACGCAACCTGGCGATTATCGCTGGCCCCTGCGGAATCGAAACGCGCGAGCAGGCCTTTGCCATAGCGGAAGCGGTGGCGAACGCAGGCGCGCAATTCTTCCGTGGCGGCGCCTTCAAGCCGCGCACCTCACCTTATGCCTTCCAGGGACTGGGCGAGGAGGCGCTGCAGATCATGGCCGAGATTCGCGAGCGCTTCGGTCTTCGCATCGTCACCGAGGCTATCGATCATGAGACGCTTGCGCTGGTCGAGCAGTACGCGGATGTCATCCAGATCGGCGCCCGCAACATGCAGAATTTCTCCCTGCTGAAGAAGGCGGGGCGCTGCAGAAAGCCTGTCCTGCTGAAGCGCGGGATGTCGGCCACGCTCGAAGAACTCCTCATGGCGGCCGAGTACATCATGAGCGAGGGCAACTACCAGGTGATCCTCTGCGAGCGCGGCGTGCGCACCTTTGCCGACCACACCCGCAACACGCTGGACCTGAGCATTGTGCCCGCGGTGCAGCGGCTCAGCCATCTACCCATCATCGTCGATCCCAGCCATGGAACCGGGAAGCGCAACAAGGTGCTGCCCCTCTCCCGCGCGGCCATCGCGGTGGGCGCGGATGGCGTGATCGTCGAAGTCCATAACCAGCCCGAAAAAGCTCTCTCCGATGGGCCGCAATCCATCTATCCCGAGCAGCTCGTGGAGCTCATCAACGAGGTGGGGCAGATCGCTCCGGTGGTCCACCGCTCATTGACTCGCGGCATTCAAATAGAGAAGCTGGACGCTGTAGACAACGGAGCCATTCATCCTGCTGCAAGATAGGGTCATCCACTCCACGACCAAAGGCGGCCGCTCTCGCCGCCTCATCGGTACGCTGCGCGCGTACCGCCTGATCCCGCTTTTTTTGATGTTGGGAATCGCCGGCTGCAGGCGTCATGATTTCCCGCAGTATCCCGCCAATTACCGCGAATACGCTTACGTCACCAACGGCGGCAGCGCTACCGTCACCGTGCTGGATCTGGTGAATCTGCGCCAGGACCGCGTGCTTGCCGTGGGGGAGCAACCAACCGGCGTCGCAGCGAATCCCCGGCGCAACGAAGTGTATGTCGTGAATACGGGCAGCGGCACCGTCAGCGTGATCAATGCGATGAACAACAGCGTCGCCGCGACGATCCCGGTGCATCGCTCCCCCTATTTCATCGATGTGGATGCCACAGGGGAACGCGCTTACGTCGCCAATGCGGGCTCGAATAACGTCTCGGTCATCGATCTAAGCGCACGAAAAGAAATCGCTGTCGTCGGCACCGGTGAGGCTCCCGGCGTCGCGCGCATCTCCCCCGATGGGGACTCGCTGGTGGTGAGCAACCGCGGCGGCAACAGCGTAACGGTGGTCGATGCCCACAGCCTCAAGGTGCGGCGGGTCTTTGAAAATTGTCCCGGTGCGACCTCGATCGCGATTCTGCCGGATTCGTCCAAAGCCTTCGTGACCTGCTCCGCCGGTCATCAGGTGATGGCGATTGCGCTGGCTCGTGCGACCGGAAATTATGCGGGCAAGGGCGACCGCCTGCTCACGCTGCTCGATGTTGGCCGCAGCCCGGTTGACCTGGCGCTGAAGCCAGATGGCGGCGAGGTCTTTGCCTCGAACTTCGATAGCGACACAATCTCGGAGATTGCTACCTCCAACAATGAAGTGGGCGGAGCCTATACCGTCGGGGCTCATCCGGCGCGCGGCATTGTGAGCGCCGACAACGGAACCTTATGGATCAGCAATTTCAACGCAGATACCATCGGCGTCTACAGCGTGGATGAAGGCAAGCTGATCAATACGGTGCACGTAGGCGGAGGCCCGGATGCGCTCGCCTTCTCGGCGGCAGGCCACCTGCTGTTCGCGGTGAATGCGCGCTCCGGCGATGTATCGGTAGTTCGAACTCTCAGCTATACACCCAAGGGCGTGCCCATCATCGGCACTCTCTTCACCATGCTGCCCGCGGGGAATCATCCCAACGCCATCGCGGTGAAGGCCTTCAAAGTCAGCTAAAAGCAACAGGTCAGCAAAGACGGGTCTCGTTTAGCAAGTCGGCTTAACATCCGCCCGCTAAATGGGACCCGTTTATACCTGCCTTGCCAGAACCAGAGTGATGTCATCTGGCTGTTCCTGTGCGCCAATCCAGTCGCGCAGAGCCTGCATGACTTGTTCGCAGATGACGGGAAGCGGCAGGTAGCGGTTCCGGCGCACAATCTCGATCAGCCTGTCTTCGCCGAAGTCTCCAAAATCATTCTCGGGCTCGGTCACGCCGTCACTGTATGCAACGAGAATGTCGCCGTGCTTCATCTGCACAGAGCCCTCTTCATACGTCATGCCGTCGATCAGGCCAACCACGGTGCCACCACGATCCAGCCGCACCACGGAGTCGTCGCGACGAAGAAGCAGCGGCGGCAGTTGCCCTCCATTGGAGTAGGTCAGCCGGCTGCTCTCGCTCTGGTAGTGCGCCAGGAACAAGGTCGCATATTTTTCCGGTTGCGTGCTGCGATAGAGGTGACGATTCAACAGGGCCAATATCTTTCCCGGCGACTCAAACCACTCCCCGCAATCGATCTCCTCCACACCTTTCGCCCCGTCCAGGCTGGAGGCTTGCGCAGCATGCAACGCGCGAACGCCCTCGTGTACCAGCTCCTCGCCAGCAAAGCGATACGCGCGCACGGCGGAGTGCAGGGTGGCCATCAGCAACGCGGCGGAGATGCCCTTGCCGCTGATATCGCCCAGTGCCAGCCCGACTCCACTCTTGCCAAAGAGCAGAAAGTCGTAGTAATCGCCGCTGACGGTTCGCGCCGGACGGCAGATGCCGTGCAGTTCCAGGCTGGGCAGAGAGACATCATCGCGAGGAAATAGATTGGCCTGTACCTCCTGCGCGATATCCAGTTCGTTCTGCAGGCGCTCCTTTTCGCGTTGTTCCTGCAGCAGCCCTTCCAGCGAGGAGGTCATGGAATTGAAGGAGCCGCTGAGAGCGGCGAGCTGATCCTTGCGCCGGACAGGGATTCGATGGCTGAAGTTGCCGCGATCCACCTCTCGCGTCGCCTCATAGAGATCATGTACGGACTGAGTAATCGTGCGATTCAGGCGCACGGCCATGATGAAGGCAACCAGCTCCAGCATGCCGAAGAAGATCGCCAGGCCAATCAGCAGCGTCTGGAAGATGCTTTGCCCCTTCAGGGATGTGATCACCAGTCTGCGATACAGCAGGGTCGGCTCGGAGTTCACCAGGATGCCGATAAAATGCGGCTGTCCGGTATGCCAATCGGTTGTGCTGAGAGGAGCGAAGAAATCGATCGCAATATCGTAGAAGTGCTCCGCCCGTGGAGGCTTGCCTCCGGTGACGCGGCCGGTAGCTGGACCGGTATCACCCAGATCCTCACCGTTGAACTTGAAGCCGGAACGTTTGCCGCTACTCGCAGTCGCCCGGTCGCTGCCTGTGCCCTCCTCCCCCAGATCGAAGAAAGGCAGAACCGTCACCATGCCCAGACCGGTTGCGATCTGATCGGCGCTCTCTTTGCTGAGCGGCACGCTGGTAATCACAACCGTCTCGTGGCCGCCGGAGCTGATCGAGTGGAATGCGCGAAGATAGAGGCTGCCCTTATCGACCACAATGCCGCTGAAGCCATTGGAGGCCCATGCCGGGGATTCCAGTGTTTGCGCCCCATTTGCGACCCCGTCCAGCGGGACTCGCTTGCCATCCCGGAAGGCGGCCATCTCCAGACCTGGCTCTATGTGGTCCCTGCCCTGGATATTCCTCTCCGGCAGACTGACAGACCTGATCCCGGGATTGTCATCGAGCACGTGGCTCACATGAATGGCAAACGCCTGGTTCTCCGCCTCAAGATGCGCCAGCTCTCTATGCATCTCCGAGGTGACCGCGAAGATTGCAAACTCTCCGGAAAACACATACGCCGCTGCCAACGCAAGAATCGTAAAGAGCACGATAGGCGCAAGCGCCATCAGCAGGTAGGTAACGATCAGGCGGTTGCGGACCTTCCACAACATATTGCGGGAGAGCCCTCTCGCCCCCAGCCACAGGGAAATTATCGCCAGAGCGAAGAGCACCCAGCCGCGGAGGCCGCGTGAAAAACCTCCAATAATGCCGGGGAGAAACCCCGTAGCGCAAAGGACGAGGTAGACGATCAGGAGCCAGAACGCGGCGCGATGGAGCCTTCCCTGAGGCGGCTGCCGGTCAAAGACACGGTAGATTCTTGCTTCTATCGAGCTGAAGACGCTGGCCATAGCTGGGCTGAGTTTAGCGCATTTAGAGGTTCAAGGGACGGGGCAACAGACGGTTCTGCCGCCCGATTCCTCTGGCACCGAAAGGACTGCAGGAGCACTGCTCCCGCCGTAGACGCAAGCCGGAAATCGCCCGGTACATGTCCCGTGAGAAGTGTGCTCTACGCTACTACTACGTTGCTCTGCTCTTCCAGTTGCGCCTGGGAGGCCAGCCTGCGCGCATAGCGGGATGCGGAGTAGTGCGCACCGCCCAGCAGCAGAAGACCGGAAACATAGGCCCACATCATGATGCCAACCGAGGTCTCAAAGGGACCATAGGCGGAACGGAGATCGAGATGCGGCAGCGCATAGATGTATGCGAACTTGCACGACTCCCAGATGAGGCCGGTGGTAATGGCGGTGGGAAGCACCGCAAGAGCGGGGATTTTGCGATTGGGCAGCAGCCAGTACGTAAAGAAAAACATGGCGATGCTGGCAAGAACGGTTGTGACCTCAAGCAGTGAGAGCGCCGCAAGGCGAAAGGGAATATTGTCCGTGTGGCCTAAGAAGAGGAGCGCCAGCAGGGATCGCTGGGTTGCGTTGAGTACGGCCACGGTAGTTGCCAGCGCGGCCATGAGCACGGCAAGCCCGAGAGAGATCACCTGGTTGGCCAGATACGAGCGGCTCTTGGCCACGCCCCAAACCTGGTTCAAGGCGACTTCCAGCGGGAGAAAGACTCCAGTACAGGAGATGAAGAGCGTAACCAAGGAGATAAGGGCGATATGGTGGTGTCCGCTGACCACCAGCCCCATGTTTTTGACCACAAACTCCTGGTCCGAGTGGGTGGTAGGCAGGAAAAAGCGGATCATATCGCCGATCACCCGCCACATTCCCTGCGAGTGAAAGACATATTGAGCAATCGTGTACATCATCACGATGAATGGGAACAGCGAGAGCAAGGCGCAGGCGGCAACGCTGAAGGCATAGGTATGCACCTCGCTCTGTACGAGATACCGTACCAACGCGACAATCTGCCCCCACAGACCGGAGTCCGGAGATGGGGCCACTGGGGGATGTGCGGAGGGGAGAACCCGCTCCTCCGCATCGGAAGCGGGGCGAACGGATGACTTTTGCATTGCTGTCTTGATGGTATCAGGCGATGGGAGCCGGTCCAATGCCCTATTGGGGGTAGACGACGCTGCGCAGTGGACTTCGTAACCGTAACTGAATCATAACCTTCCCTCGTTTTTTGCTTGCATCCCGATTTATTTCCTGCCATAACAGGAGCACGTTTTTTAGCGGAAAGAAACGGTTTGTACATTTGAGAGGCCGCTTTTGATGTTCTGGTTTTTGCCCGCGAGAGTTTTCGGAATATACCTGAGCCGCCGGCGCGTTGATCTTCAACGATTCCGGCGGCTTGCCAGGTTTTTCAGGCTGCTTTCGAAGGCGTTTTGCGAGGGAGAGAGGAGTACCGGTGAAAGAGCAAGGTGTTGTGAAGTGGTTTAACGGGGCCAAGGGCTATGGGTTTATCCAGCGTTCGACAGGAGAGGATGTCTTTGTCCACTTCTCCGCGATCCAGGAAAATGGCTTCAAGACTCTGGAAGAAGGCGAAGGAGTCGAGTTTGAGTGCCTGCAGGGACCCAAGGGCTTGAATGCGGCGAATGTAACCCGCCACGCTTAACGGTTCTTTATATCTGACACAAGGCCCCCGCGATCAGCCTCGCGGGGAGTGCCTGCTCCCAAGACGCATGACAGCGGATTCCCCGCTCCCTGGTCGGCGCTTCAGGAGAGATTTTTGTCTTCCGCAGGACGGCTCCCCTGAATCTGAGCGATAGCCCATCTCGCAGTTTCGGCCAGAACGGGGTCTTCGTCTGTAGCCCACTGCTGCAAACGGGGCAGGAACCGATGCAGCCGGCTGTTGCCCATTGCGATGGCGACGTTGCGCCGGAGTCCGCTGAACTTGGTGCGCCTCACAGGTGAGCCGTTGAAGGTGCGCTCGAAGTCTGCCTCATTCATCCCGCCCAACCAGTCCAGAGCCGGGTTGATGAGCTCGGGGCGTGGAGCGAGTTGATCGTCGATGGTTATGGGAGCCTTGCGGTTCCAGGGGCACACGTCCTGGCAGATGTCGCAACCGAAGACCTGGCGGCCAATATGCGGCCGCAGCTCCACTGGGATCTCGCCGCGTTTTTCGATGGTGAGGTAGGAGATGCACCGGCTGGCATCCATCTGGTAGGGCGTTGCCAGCGCATTGGTCGGACATGCCTCCACGCAACGGCGGCAACTGCCGCAACGGTCCTCCGTCAACCGGGGATGCTCCGCCTGCGGCAGCTCGATCGAAGTGACAATGACGGCCAGAAACAGCCAGGAGCCGAGTTTCTGGTTGATGAGGCAGGTATTCTTGCCGGTCCAGCCAACGCCCGCGTAACGGGCAAAGAGCCGCTCCACCACCGGCCCGGTATCCACAAAGCAGCGCGATTCAAATGGCCCACACAGCGCTTGCATTCCCGCCTCGACGATCCGCAGACGCTTGAGCAGAACGCGGTGATAATCGCTGGGGACAATGCTGCCGTCCGGCTCGCGGCGGCTGGTCCACGCATAGCGGGCAATCCATCCCAGATCCTTGCGCCCCTGCTGCCCCTCCGCCGCATCGATGGAGCGCTGCGCGGCGGCATTGTAGTTCGTCACGCAGACGATCACGGAACGGGCCCAGGGAAATGCGTTGCGCAACGAGGATCGCAGAAGCTGGCCCTCTGGATTGCGCCGCTGCAGATACTCCATCTCTCCGGAAGCACCGCTGGCAATCCACTCTTCGCAGCGCGCAGCGTCTCTCTCGTGCTCCTCTGAGCCGATGGCGGGAACGGCCGCGATGCCTGCGGCGCTGAATCCCGCTTCAATCGCAAGCGCTGCCAATTGCTGCGAAATGGAACCCTGCGAAATGGAACCTGGGGAGTGCATCTTTACGTACCAGTATCCAGTATGAGGTGACTCTTGAGAAACCCCGGGATGCAAAGAATGAGATGAGTCTGCAGCCCTAC from Acidisarcina sp. encodes the following:
- the ybaK gene encoding Cys-tRNA(Pro) deacylase; translated protein: MKTNAARLLDSLNIAYEMRDYEVDPEDLSAIAVAKKVGLPAEQVFKTLLTASGTGEHYFAVIPGDAELDFKKLAKAAGTRKTEMVPLKDVQHLTGYIRGGVTVFGAKKAFPVFVDETIEMFDTISVSAGVRGTQLLLAPADYLRAAEATVAALTKEGPTA
- a CDS encoding heme exporter protein CcmB, which produces MKQPYLWTHLAKDLRIEWRSKDAINSMLFFALLVVVLFSLAFDPTIAVSRQIAGGILCVATLFASVTALNQAWARELRHHVLDAQRMSPAPASSLFLAKVIANFFFVSVVQVLLAPLFIMFYNLHALGQGWLLAVVLPLGTWALVVNGTFFAALSIRSRNRELLLPLILFPIFIPAMLAMVQACTAILTGESDPDLWMKMLAGYDVIFTTICLLLFETILHAE
- a CDS encoding cytochrome c maturation protein CcmE, which gives rise to MQNKAHGIRIAAAIVIILATISYLAVSGVQANKSYYVTIKELQGLGDKAYTRHLRVAGSVAPGSIERNGTNATFDLVENDQHIRVSYKGTEPPPDTFKDDAQALAVGTYGRDGVFHATQLQAKCASKYAPAPGAKPGVQTTAPAPTGTASM
- a CDS encoding SpoIIE family protein phosphatase → MASVFSSIEARIYRVFDRQPPQGRLHRAAFWLLIVYLVLCATGFLPGIIGGFSRGLRGWVLFALAIISLWLGARGLSRNMLWKVRNRLIVTYLLMALAPIVLFTILALAAAYVFSGEFAIFAVTSEMHRELAHLEAENQAFAIHVSHVLDDNPGIRSVSLPERNIQGRDHIEPGLEMAAFRDGKRVPLDGVANGAQTLESPAWASNGFSGIVVDKGSLYLRAFHSISSGGHETVVITSVPLSKESADQIATGLGMVTVLPFFDLGEEGTGSDRATASSGKRSGFKFNGEDLGDTGPATGRVTGGKPPRAEHFYDIAIDFFAPLSTTDWHTGQPHFIGILVNSEPTLLYRRLVITSLKGQSIFQTLLIGLAIFFGMLELVAFIMAVRLNRTITQSVHDLYEATREVDRGNFSHRIPVRRKDQLAALSGSFNSMTSSLEGLLQEQREKERLQNELDIAQEVQANLFPRDDVSLPSLELHGICRPARTVSGDYYDFLLFGKSGVGLALGDISGKGISAALLMATLHSAVRAYRFAGEELVHEGVRALHAAQASSLDGAKGVEEIDCGEWFESPGKILALLNRHLYRSTQPEKYATLFLAHYQSESSRLTYSNGGQLPPLLLRRDDSVVRLDRGGTVVGLIDGMTYEEGSVQMKHGDILVAYSDGVTEPENDFGDFGEDRLIEIVRRNRYLPLPVICEQVMQALRDWIGAQEQPDDITLVLARQV
- the ccmA gene encoding heme ABC exporter ATP-binding protein CcmA is translated as MPSIARLENVSRLFGTFAALRQVSTEFEAGRCYVLLGENGAGKSTMLRILAGLLHPSFGKVLIFSSSGAGSTPQLQRGRIGYMSHAPMLYDELSATENLAYFANLYRDQPCLAPADALRSVGLDPSLTRPVGQYSQGMRQRTSLARVLISQPELLLLDEPFSNMDVGSARQMISLLAQFRSGHRTILLTTHQRELAEPIADYFLTLQSGRLVSTQEGPRLLAEAHR
- a CDS encoding YncE family protein, which gives rise to MLGIAGCRRHDFPQYPANYREYAYVTNGGSATVTVLDLVNLRQDRVLAVGEQPTGVAANPRRNEVYVVNTGSGTVSVINAMNNSVAATIPVHRSPYFIDVDATGERAYVANAGSNNVSVIDLSARKEIAVVGTGEAPGVARISPDGDSLVVSNRGGNSVTVVDAHSLKVRRVFENCPGATSIAILPDSSKAFVTCSAGHQVMAIALARATGNYAGKGDRLLTLLDVGRSPVDLALKPDGGEVFASNFDSDTISEIATSNNEVGGAYTVGAHPARGIVSADNGTLWISNFNADTIGVYSVDEGKLINTVHVGGGPDALAFSAAGHLLFAVNARSGDVSVVRTLSYTPKGVPIIGTLFTMLPAGNHPNAIAVKAFKVS
- the thiC gene encoding phosphomethylpyrimidine synthase ThiC; protein product: MSTNGNHTHSPINPNSTDEILKPRSEWIVRRKQEAARTGDTNMSQMHFARQGKITEEMNFVAQREKISPELVRDEIAAGRLIIPANINHPEVEPMGIGIATRCKINANIGNSVVTSEIAEELRKLHVAVHHGADTVMDLSTGGNIPEIREAILRHSIVPIGTVPIYEALGRVKKPEDLNIDVFLEVIEEQAQQGVDYFTIHAGLLIQYVPMVARRITGIVSRGGSILAQWMTHNHKQNFLYEHFDRIVKVMAKYDVSFSLGDGLRPGCIADASDEAQFAELATLGELTKKAWESDVQVMIEGPGHVPLDKIEEQVTKEVELCSGAPFYTLGPLVTDIAPGYDHITSAIGAAIIGWHGASMLCYVTPKEHLGLPNEKDVKDGMIAYKIAAHAADVARHRPGARDRDDAISYARYTFDWDKQFALSLDPETARAMHDETLPDEYYKEAAFCSMCGPKFCSMNWSTKVDEFNKTEYGLEKANLTQLVTLQAEKLSATK
- the aroF gene encoding 3-deoxy-7-phosphoheptulonate synthase, giving the protein MLVVMKPQATPEEIQAVCNHIEQLGFRAHPLPGAQRTAIGITGNQGEVDRGNLEELSGVAEVIRVSKPYKLVSRDSKEEDTVIHFPGTNATIGGRNLAIIAGPCGIETREQAFAIAEAVANAGAQFFRGGAFKPRTSPYAFQGLGEEALQIMAEIRERFGLRIVTEAIDHETLALVEQYADVIQIGARNMQNFSLLKKAGRCRKPVLLKRGMSATLEELLMAAEYIMSEGNYQVILCERGVRTFADHTRNTLDLSIVPAVQRLSHLPIIVDPSHGTGKRNKVLPLSRAAIAVGADGVIVEVHNQPEKALSDGPQSIYPEQLVELINEVGQIAPVVHRSLTRGIQIEKLDAVDNGAIHPAAR